The Syngnathus acus chromosome 12, fSynAcu1.2, whole genome shotgun sequence genome contains the following window.
GAGCTGGAGATCAGGATGTGATACTTGGCAATGACTCATCAACAACAAGTAATCCCAAGGTAAACATTGTTGATCTGTTTACATGTTGTTAGCGTTGAGTTGGACACAGTAGATGTTGGCTACTGAATAGTTTTCAGCAAGGCTTTGGACTCATTGAGAATCGCTTTGAGTTTTGTCATGTGTTGCACAAATCTCGGTGGCTgcgtttattattttttgctgaATACGAGAAGCAGCTGGTGTTTCGCTTCGTTTTACTCCCTTCAACTAAGATGAAGAGAGATCTGCGTGGTGCAGACAGACAGCGATGACAATCTGGGGGAGCgagcacacatttttttttacacttgacAACCGCAAGCTCACTAATGAGTTGGAAATTTCACACCCTTTGTCCAATTTAGCCATAGTTGGCAGCAGTAATgagaaaatgattcatttctCAACACGCTTATTTGATTTCAGACATTTAAACTTGCTGGTAACCTCGACCGAGACCGGTGTTCCTTGGTAGTTGCTATTTTTAGAGAGCCTCAAGTGTTCCTGCTGATTTGGAGGGTAGGCAAGCTCTGTCTTCTCTGGCTCTCCGCTAGAATGCGCCTGGATTTTGTTATCTGCTTTCATGATGATAGGATGTTGGATTGAAACGTTAAAAAGCTGTCAGTTGATGGTTATTTTGGTTCAGTTCGTATTGTCAAACAGTCCTATCAACTTTTAAACCACAATCTGTATTGTCATTTGTAAACACTGCCAATTGATTTCTCTTCCAACAATCTTCAAATAGACAACAATGACAGGTCTTCCCCAAATCCCCAAGTGGGCCATTTCAAAGACCCCGAAATCCCGTTTGTGTTTGCCAACTTGAGCATGCCCACCATGCCCTGCTGGGATGACACTCTTTGGCGTCCATTCACAAAGAACTCTGCTAACCTCTGCTCATTTCCAGGAACCTTGCCGTCACGGATCACAGGTCGTAGCGCAACTAAGAAACCGTGGAGGTGTTGAGCAATTCAAAATGAAGTGAATCTTTCGCAATTAAGGGACAATGATTTTCTGGCGGCGCTATCTACAATTGCTTCCAACAATATTCTGCAACCAACCACATCAGGGAAATTGGACTCTATTCTGTTAGTGTTACCTACCTCTCGTTCCGAACAATCCATATGCTGGCCCCCCATCCTTCTTGGTGTTGATCATTGGCGACACCCTCCCAACCCGTAGTGTAACCTGGCCCAGGGAGGCAGCTGCATGGCTCAACTGTGACCCTTTGATGACTCTGCAATTATAGCCCAGCACATACACATACCCGCAGCTTAAAATGCTCCCCTGCGTTAAAGGACACACAAAACAGCCGTGTCTCCCCTGGGTGTTGTCGTGCGGCCTGTTTATTGCCGAAACCAAACTGACAGTTTAACGCGTTTGTTTTTGAGCCGAGCGAGAGGATGAACGTGCGGAGGTAAATCCAGTGCTGAAAGCATGACTCaatatctatatatttttttttaacagaggctgcttttaaaaagaaaaaaaaaagtgttccaTGAATTCCGAATTGACACGTGACACACTTCGCCTAGTTATGATGGGGTTGATGATTCATCACAGTTTTGGGAATTTGGCAGTCACTAAGTATAGATTTTCTGCTTGGTTTGGGAAATGAAAGCagataatgtcttttttttttttccaccgctTAAAAATTGTtcatatgtgtgtgagtgagagttACTCATCTGGTATTGACATACTAACTGTACAATAATAACTGACAAGCGTGTGACTCACCTTTCACCATTGGATTCCAGGTCTGTTAAGAGTGTTATGCCACACTCGAGGATGATAAGGCCGAGTATGCCGGCAGCAATTCTAGGCCGGACGTGATTATCTGCCAGAATTGAATCTCACTGAATAGTCTCATTGGATTGGGAAGGAtctaatgtttgtttttaaacattttgggACAAAATCTACAAGGTGGTTAAATGCCCCACAATGGATCAATCAAGTCTGCCGTCTAAATCAGTTATGTCCCGCACACAGGCCTCTTCCAAGAATGGGCTTTTCCACATCGGACAGGTAATCTTTGCCCCTCGTTGAAGAGGGGGGCAACTGTTGTGCAGTGCAATCATTCGCCATCTTTcctcccctcttttttttctcccctatTCTCAGTCTGCGTTAATTTCAGCAAAGGGATGGCCAAATCTACaggtttctttttatttaactcGCAAGCCTTCTTCCCTTGTTTTATTCCTGATGTTGTCATAGCAACaaccctccttttttttctctgtctgGCTAATGTGGCTTGCCGGATGTTCTTCTCTGGGTTTATGGTGTTTCTGATACCAAAGGCCTACATAGACTGAGCCTTCTGTCTTGGACACGTAAAAACTGTGCTCCTTGCCAGATATCAAAGTGCTGTCACATGATAAGACCCTAATAAAGATGGGATTGTATcaaatgctcataaaaaaaaaaggcctgagGTTATTTCTGGAGCTGACTTGAAATCAATACCTTTCTCTTGGTCAAATtgttgctgtatttttttatgtcctTGGCAATACTGCTACACCTCAGTGGTTTTCCCCACTCTTCCCCTGTTGGAATTGTCAGTCTCCCAAAAAAAGCTGCTACTGTCCCTGACCCTCTTTCTGTTCTTTTCTAGACCAGAGATGATTTCTTGGGACAAGTGGATGTTCCTCTTAGTCATTTGCCGGTGAGTtctatgtgtgtatgtgtttagCTGTATTTACACTAGATAGTTCAAATAACGGTGTGAATATTTATGCCTCAATGCAGTGTCGCAAAAAAGGTTAACCCATAACTATGAACCAATAACTTATTTTACTATAGTAAGATTCCATAAGTTCTCCTGCAAATGTAGCAGCCAAGATCAACTTGTTTAGAATGCTAATGCTGATATTAGCGAGTAGTATGGCTAGTGCTAGTTTGTTGAACTTGGATATGCTAATTGAATTGAGGTCCTTAGAcctttgtcaaattttctgACGCTCCTTATAATCAGTTCTGATTTTGTTGAGCCCAGAATACTTCTGGTGTGAGGAAAGTGCTCACACAAGTAGCTTGTTGTTAGTGCTTTACTAGCCTACCAGCGCTCACTAGACAGGGAGAGGTCTAGAATGTAAACAATAAGGCGACTGTCCTCGATTTGGACTGCATGGAAAAAGCCACCTCTGTTAAATTTGCATAGTGTCAGTGGGAAAATGCAGACTTCAGTGATATAACTGGTTTGAAAACCAAAGACGCAATGGGTTTTAAAGTGTACACACGCACTTAAAGAGAATATTTAATATGGGCGTAGACCTGAATTGCAACTTGTTTATACAGCAGAGAGGTTGTAGACTAAATCAGCAGTTCCTCTGCAGCCAAGAGGAACTTCATCAACTATTAAGTCTACAAAGTTGACCAAGGCCCTGTaaagtgaatttaaaaatgtgtttctaaATACATTAAACAGTACATGTTGGATGATCACTTCTGAAACGTCAACGGATGATCCACATAAGCCTACATACTCAATCACAAGCCATGGGTGTTAATTTAtgcgtcatctttttttttttttttttgctgtggaCTGAAAACAGTTTAGCAGACTGCTGCGAAAGACAAAGTCGGGTTTCTGTTTTTCCAATGTGTAACCGGAGAAGCATTGCACATCTCCACTCCAGTGTGACGCTCCGAGTCACGTAATCCGGCACCGTGACTCTCGATTTTGATGCCCagccaaaataaaatctaaaataaatagaaaagctTACTCTATGAATTTGCAGACGGAGGACCCTGCCATGGAACGCCCCTACACATTTAAGGACTTCCTGTTGCGGCCCAGGAGGTTAGTATTATCTGGATGAGACaacaaaaagggggaaaaggaTATGATGTTATTTGTTTGCCTCATTCCTGTTTGTTGATATTTCCAAGTCACAAGTCTAGGGTGAAGGGTTACCTGCGTCTGAAGATGGCCTATCTGCCCAAACAAGGAGGACATGAAGAGGAAGCTGGCGAAATTAGGGAGGAAGCAGAGGTAAACATGCACCTTTGTTGTTCtagatttttttatgacttgACATTAGTCATCTTCACTGTTTGCCTGCCACCCACTTAGAAAGCTGTTCAAAATAAACCATTTTACTTGCTGACTTAAGACACGTAGGTGGAATCACAGTGCATTTCACATAGTGCTTAACAAGTTTATTAGACCACCTGTTATTGAAGAGCCCATCCAGCATCATAACGCTAGTAGCTTTAGCGACATTTGAGATTGCAGACATAGTCATCCACTTAAATGAGCTTCAAATATCAAATTGATATTCCGTTTATGCGAGCAAGTCCATTCTGCTGAATGAATTTGATTTCAGGGGTGGGATGAGTCTGCGGATTCGGGTTCACAGCGACCCCAGCAGCTGCTGCCGCCATTGCCTCCGGGCTGGGAAGAGAAAGTGGACAACCTGGGACGCACGTACTATGTCAACCACAACAATCGTTCCACGCAGTGGAAACGGCCATCCAACATGTACtactcctcttcttcttcatgtgTGCAGAATATTCAAtagcatgatttttttaaatgtttttgcaatCCTTGTTTTGTCCTATCAAGGGACGTCATTTCAGAAACTGAGAGCGACAATCGACAGCGTCAGATCCACCAGGAGGCGCATCGCGTCTTCCGTTCAAGACGCCACATCAGCGAGGACCTGGAGCATGAGCACGTCGAACCACGGGATGTTATTGACAATGTGAGTAATGAACACACAAGGGGACacattgacaacaaaagtgAGCATTGAAGTTCAGAATTTTTAGACATTAAGAAACTAATTTAAATCAGTGTAATTATTCTGTCATGGTTGAATTGCCTCCTGTGTGTGTAGTCCTGGGAGCTAATCACAGAGGAAGACCCAAATGACAGCCTGGCCCAGTCCCATCCTGGCACGTCCTCCATGTTGACCCCACAGCCCCCGCCGACGCCCGTCTCCCAGGAGTTATCTGACGATTTGAGCCTGAGGCTATCGTTCACCCCTGACACCAATGGCGAAGTGCCTGGGCCTAGCTCTGTTCTGGTGAGAAAGCCAATGAGTTTACATTACAGTCTTTTAAGTGGGCATCTGCAAAGTTGAGATTTTCAAAAGTCTGCTTCCTCTCGACAGACCCAGTTGTCAAACCGACTGCGCTCTTCCAGTATGACGGATGGCGTTAGCGATCAGGCCcagcctcctcctcttgcGGTAAATATTTCCCAACACTCACATTTCCCTCCGTCCGTCCCGTCGCCTCTCTTGTGCTACTTCCTCCCTTTCTGTTTTGTGACTCTTTGGCACTTTCATCATCCTCCAAAGGCTTTTTTTAGGGTTCACATCTCCATTGTTGGTGCTGTGGGTTTACAATGTGTTATTACCACCTTTCCACCACAGGTGTTGTTGCTAACGCTTCACTTTTCCCTCTCCTTGTAGCAttccttcctttcctcttGCCTCAATAGGATTACCGCACTACGTCTTTCCTGTACTTATAGGACTACTTAAAAGGAAACATTTAATCTTCAGCACTATGACCATTCCAGTTAGAAACCCTTCCACGATTTAAGATGTCGTCACTCACAGCCTCCCAAGTCCGACTGCCACATGATTCTTGAGGCTGTCACGCGGATGAGTCACAGAGCTGTTGAACAAAGGAATAGTACCAGTGCTGATGTCAGCAGCAATGACTCGCTATTAGTGGGTGGTGTAATCAGGCAGGCATTTGCTATCTTTGACCAGTAACCAACCGGTTACCGTCACTGCAATCTTGCAGAATGCAGtatttgtttgcaaaaaccTTTAAGGCCTAAAAAGTACAACGTAGACATATTGCTTTAAAACCCCCCTTCAATTTTTGTGAAGTCATAATacagattatttttaaatttttaccTGCGCTTTCACTTGGCATAAATTGTAATATACTTATAAATATTAACTCACCTGTCTTTGCATAACCcaatcaaccaatcacaaCTTCAATCAGTATACAAGATTCTctcaattgctttttttttttttttcccctcctcaccccaaaaaaattcacaGCTCCCTTTCCCAATCACAATCACTTCCTACCAGCACCCTTTTGTCCTTTCAGTGTCTCTTCAATATACTGCCCCATCTTAATTTTATGAATGCCCCCTCCTGACAATACTATTGTCTGCCACAGCAGCGTTCCCATTCCAGAAGAAGCAGAGCTCAAACAGTCTCAGGTGGTGAGGATACCACGGTAATGTCTCAGTTTATGTACAATACAAACTATCTCCACCACTTGTTGAAAACatgattaataaaataaaattcactAAAATATACACAAAATGGAAGCCATGCTAAAAGTGTTTCATTGCGGCAAAATAGTCTCTTTGGTCTGTCACTTTATTTGTGCATCTATCCATcgatttcatatttttttattaatgtgaGGGTTTTATTGAGTGtggtcttttatttatttattttttaccacaGTTTAAAGGTCACTATGTTGTCGCTAGCTAATGCCCGCAATAGTCAGGAGAAAAATCTATGTATGACACATGAAAATGTTCATGTAACTTTCCAAGGGTTGCACTTTCCATGCCTCTGAATTGCTCTTGGAACATCTTACATTTCCCTCTTGGAGACGTCGCCTTCCGATCTTCTCTGACTGGTTTATTTTTGCTCTCTCTCCACGCCGGGCGGGGCCAGTCTCCCACAGCGACCGGGTTCAACCTGACCACCCCGGGCCTGCCCCCTGGATGGGAGGAGCGGAAGGATGCCAAGGGGAGAACTTATTACGTCAACCATAACAGCCGCACCACTACCTGGACTAGGCCCATTGTGCAGGTACAGCAGGTCAAGAAGGCGGGAGCTGAACTTAGGGCAACATCGCTGATCCTCTTTTCGTCCCCTTCTTCTCAGCCATGTGTATGGcctcttgtgtttttgtcgTGCCCACCTCCGGCTCTTCCTTCTCTTGTCTAGCGTTTTCTGACTTTCCGGATCGGAGCCACGTCTTCTCTTTCCCGTACTTCTATCCACCGCTGTGTTTTTCTAAAGTCTCTTTTTATCCTGATGGTTCTGTCAGTGCATCTCTTGACTGTTCGTTGTCTTCTTCCCATCTGTCTCCATCATTGATCATGAGCATTCTATTGCGGAAAAGTAAGTGTTAAATTTCACAGCGATGTGGAGTACAGACTGCACCCCCTTCTGTTACCGTTGAAATGCCAGGCCGACTTTATCCTCCCATTCTCTGTCGGTGCCGAACTGCGGCAAAATGCGGGGGGCTATTGTTGTTTGTTATTCCAGATGCGCTTGATGGTTTTTGCAGCACTCTACTTTTAAAGGCGGAAAACGGCACGTGTTATATTTCCAGCCCGTCTTAACCTCAAAAGTGCTTTTCTCCCCGGCAGCTGACTGAAGATGGACCCAGCGCCTCATCGTCGGGAGCAAGCTCCGCCCTGACACctgccccctccccttcctctAATGCCTCCAACAACCACCTCCATGAGCCCCAGGTCCGACGACCTCGTAGCCTCAGTTCCCCCACCGTCACCCTCTCTACCCCCTTGGAGGTGAGACGTAGTCACCCGTCCCAGTCCATTGGAACAGGGGTGGGGAACCTGCGGCCTGTGGGCCATATGCGGTCTGATGTCTAAAAGAGGAACCCTTCAAATGCTCATACTAAGTAATAACaatcaattatttaattatacaCAGGAATTTTcaaaaagcataaaaaataaGGTTCTCCACCCCTTGTTCAAAATAACTCCTCAACTGGCTTCTTGGTgagtctgttttgttttgtgtaccCCGCTGAACTAGATGCTAACTTTCCTCACATTAGTCCTCACTTCCCCTTTTGTGAAATAATAATCTTTGCTCTAGAGCATACAAGgacagcatttatttattttctgtactcCGAGAGAGCACGAAATTGCTGCTTCTATTTAAACTCGTGTAACAGAAATGTGGCCAATCAAGCTGGGAGAAGTGTGCGGCGTGCGATCTTGTTGCTCGCTATCAAGAGAGCTGACCTGCTGAAGCTTTAATTAAGTTGCGTGTAGGTGTGAGCGATAAGACGCCGTCAAAGCCAGagtgacaaaaacataattaGATCCAGATTAAACTGTTAATTAACATGTTTTGTCGTACTGAAAGTTTAGATCGGCACTTAATGAGTGATTTCTTTGTGACAATGGAACACTTATTAGCCTTTGTATGgttgatgtgctttgaaaagcttgGAAGAGTACAAGAAGCTAACTGCAAAATCAGTATGACTTAGCACTGTCTTTATTAAAAGTGACAGGAAGCTAAATGTAGTGAATCATTGGTAGGCTATGAGCATTGGTAATTTTTCTGAAATCTCAATGAAATGGTCTATTGTAATTTTATCTTTGGCTCGTTGTTATTTAAAAGTTGATTCATATGTACAGTAGGTTGAAAGTTTATCTTGAACATTTAGGACTGATGTTGCTTctctttgtaattttttttatccagggGGCCAACAACATCCAAGCGCGGCGGGCAGTCAAAGACACCTTCTCCAACCCTCAGTCCCCGCAGCCGTCGCCCTACAGCTCGCCCAAGTCTCAGCACAAGGCCCAGCAGAGCTTCTTGCCGCCGGGCTGGGAGATGAGGATAGCCCCCAACGGACGGCCGTTCTTCATCGACCACAACAGCAGAACTACCACCTGGGTGGGTAACGCTGCGCTTCTTTCTGTTCATCATCATGCCTCTTCTCTCACATTCATTTCATGAGATGTTAAGGAAAatcagttcagaaaatggatgaaaatattttctactcATTCCCTACTCTCATCACTCTTACACCAAAAATTAGGAGGACCCCAGGTTAAAGTATCCAGTCCATATGAGGAATAAAAACTCCATGGAACCTGGTGAACTTGGACCACTTCCTGTAAGTATATTTTGCTGCTAGATTATGAATCTcttaagaaatatttttttaaagatgcaaTTGGTTAATTGAttatcaaataataattacataATTGACTGCCGCCAAATCATGAAACTACAGTATGTACAATACAAATTAATAACCggtcgacaaaaaaaaaaaaaaaatgccacaaattattttattagatCAAGGGATACATATGAAATTGTAACTTGTAAAACACAATATATGTGCACTGCAGATACTGTAGTTTTATGTCTTGGTGCCGGCTGACCAACGTCTGTATCCAACTCACTTAAACccggaattttttttcccccgtctGTGTGAAAGCTTCAGTGTGCATTTGATGAGCTATAATTTGCGACACCTTCACATCTTGCTTCATCTTTTGAATCACCACAAAAAACACCACCGCTATGTCACACTATGGTCTGTGTCCTGCTTCTGTCCTACCGCTTCCCTGCTCATCAAACTTATCGAAACTGCATCTTATTAGAGGAAGGATATGGATGGAATTAAAATGCCCTATCAGCCATGGAGAAATTGTATTTGTGGATAAACATAAAATCTGGCAACAGCACATAATGGACTAATCATTAACACAATATCTCTGCTAATGTTGTGTTATggcttcacaaaaaaaaaaaaaaatcccaaagctAATTATGTACGTAGATGCTCACAGCGCTTTAGTATTGCAtaaatggatttaattttttccGACTGTATGACTTTCAGCTTTTGAAGTTTCAGCGTTTAATGTCACGAGACCCATGATTAAGGTGCTGTCTCACCATCGGGGCTGTGCAAGGCATTTCCTTTTTAGTGCTGTGAGAAAAGAGGCACGCCTGGCTGTGTGGTCTGTAAATGGGATTGTTTTGACAAGAGAGCAAGCATTACTGTACTGTAGTGCCATGGTTGGCTTACGCATGCTTCTGTATGTTCTCTTATTTCTCTCTTCTGTTCTGGTGGATCTAATAATGTCCACTACTTCCTCCGCACCCCCCCGGGGCCGTGTGCATTTGGCAGCACCTACCAGAGGAGGTTGGTCGGCTTCCTCCCTCTGCCTGCCTTCCTACCTGTCTGGTCTGCCACGCCGTGGTCACGTCATGCCTGCAGACAGCACCTcgctttctttttctgttttcatcGCCTCTCTCGTTACCAGCATGAATGGATTATGCCTCTTCCTAATTTCTCATCCCCGTCGCCAGCTTTCTTTCTCCGCACGGGCCTCTGCACTAGCACCCCTCCCTCTTGACTCTCTCCCAGGGGCCTCTAAGATTACGCCATGTCTGTGTAACTGTATCACAGAGGGACAACAGAGCAAGCACCCTGCGCAGTTTTTAGCAAGGATGGATGTACGGTGGTCGTACGGTAGATGTCCAAATTGGCCcactcacacaaaaacaaaatagcatcGGGattgtttgtggaataattCTTTACAGTGAAAAGAAATTGTACCGGCAATGTTACACTTGGCTCTTTtaagccccccgcccccctccacATGGTCCCTATCCTTTTTATCTCCTTACTTGAACTGCCTGACTTCCGGTTCCGCTGTGTGTGGCCTGTGACTCTTAAGCGATGGCTCTCCGGGATGGAGCGGAAGCTCGCGGTGATAGTCGTGGTGATGAGCCTTCTGTGTCATgtgtgatggtggtggtggtatcAGTCATGCCGTTGCAGTCCTGACTCAaatagataataaaaaaaaatatataataataaaataaaacgttttttttaggGCGGTTGATTGAGCTTTGCTATTTAAGTTTTCTTTTAAGGAGGGCGACAAGTTCAATCAAGCCTGAGATAAAGATTTGAATGACTATTTGAGCACGGcctggttttttttaatggtgatttggtttttttttctcactccactcatcctccatttttttccatctttgtaGCCCGGTTGGGAAGAGCGAGTTCACACAGATGGACGCACCTTCTACATTGACCACAGTAagattcttcttttttatcCCTTCAAGGGCCATATGGTGCCGACTAATCTCCTAATGTATTTATGTCAAACACTCTTCAGTtataaaaagaaggaaaacatgTCAAACCATAAAACAATTAACTCCACAGGCAAACaggtacaaataaaaaaaaaaagaagccatttcCAATGATTGATTTTTGTCTCATCTAGATACAAAGAACACACAGTGGGAGGATCCTCGCCTTCAGAGTCCCGCTATCACCGGACCCGTAAGTAGATTGCAGTTTCCCTCTTGGTGCTAATGTGTCCCATGCTTTGGAAAAGACACACTCCTCTGTCAACACTAACGCCGCTGTCACTTTGGTCACTTAGCATGCCAACACCTTAGGGTCAATTCTGTGCAGCACAACTCTCTCTACGTTCCACCATACAATTTTCGCAGCTTCCATTAGCAAACATCAGCAAAGCTGCTAGTTTCTGAGCTTGCTGGTGGATTTTTGAAATTGCTTATCTTGTCTCCTGTGCAGGCTGTTCCTTATTCCCGAGAGTTCAAGCAAAAGTATGACTACTTTCGAAAGAAGCTAAAGAAACCGGTAAGATGTGTGATGTCATGGTATGAAAACCCCCAAAGTTTCCATAAAGACACTTGATTGCAGATGCGTTGGAGCTCATTGAACATTAATGACAGTGATGtttctgctattttttttttctcaatcaaCACTTGGAGTAATTGCATGTTATTTTCTCCTGCTGGGGGTCTTAATCTTGAGGCTTAATCATTGCTAGCTGAGCGGCTGCCAGAGAACGTTAAAGGTCAATAATGTGAGTCATAAAATGATGGAACTGACCGAAGGAAAAAGAATAGTTTCATATTCACTGATGCTGGTTGACTTCCAAGTtgaagtaattttttttttactttgtagaATTTGTCAAgatgtttgaaacaatttgtaaaaaaaaaaaaagaaaatctcacgGTAACATTATTTAGCATATCAACCAATCAGTTTTGACAGACTTTTCAATCTATGCAATTCCAGTCTGACATCCCCAACCGGTTTGAGATGAAGCTCCATCGCAACAACATCTTTGAAGAGTCGTACCGTCGCATCATGTCGCTCAAAAAGCCCGACGTCCTGAAAGCGCGTCTGTGGATTGAGTTTGAATTGGAGAAGGGCCTGGACTACGGAGGCGTGGCCCGAGAGTGGTTCTTCCTCCTTTCCAAGGAGATGTTCAACCCCTACTATGGCCTCTTTGAATACTCCGCCACGTAAGTCCAACAAACTTTTCCACCGCCATTTAGCCGAAGTGTTGTTTCCCACTGGGACTTGTTAAAACGTGCTTTCACTTTGACTTACTCTTCCTCTCATTCAAAAGTCCATCCTGATGCAAACTGCTGATTGAAAACAAGGAAATATAACGAACGCCCTGATTGCCTGTTTTTGTTGGTCACGGCAATCTCctcacatttttctctttgcaATGTAGAGCAAAGgtagaacaaacaaaagtaacGTCGTGATCAAGCCCTTGAAAACACAATTGAGCCAAT
Protein-coding sequences here:
- the nedd4l gene encoding E3 ubiquitin-protein ligase NEDD4-like isoform X5; this encodes MATNYEPIYGLSEDEHETRVLRVKVIAGIDLAKKDIIGASDPYVKLSLYVTDETRELALVQTKTIKKTLNPKWNEEFYFRVCPQNHRLLFEVFDENRLASSKNGLFHIGQTRDDFLGQVDVPLSHLPTEDPAMERPYTFKDFLLRPRSHKSRVKGYLRLKMAYLPKQGGHEEEAGEIREEAEGWDESADSGSQRPQQLLPPLPPGWEEKVDNLGRTYYVNHNNRSTQWKRPSNMDVISETESDNRQRQIHQEAHRVFRSRRHISEDLEHEHVEPRDVIDNSWELITEEDPNDSLAQSHPGTSSMLTPQPPPTPVSQELSDDLSLRLSFTPDTNGEVPGPSSVLTQLSNRLRSSSMTDGVSDQAQPPPLAQRSHSRRSRAQTVSGGEDTTSPTATGFNLTTPGLPPGWEERKDAKGRTYYVNHNSRTTTWTRPIVQLTEDGPSASSSGASSALTPAPSPSSNASNNHLHEPQVRRPRSLSSPTVTLSTPLEGANNIQARRAVKDTFSNPQSPQPSPYSSPKSQHKAQQSFLPPGWEMRIAPNGRPFFIDHNSRTTTWEDPRLKYPVHMRNKNSMEPGELGPLPPGWEERVHTDGRTFYIDHNTKNTQWEDPRLQSPAITGPAVPYSREFKQKYDYFRKKLKKPSDIPNRFEMKLHRNNIFEESYRRIMSLKKPDVLKARLWIEFELEKGLDYGGVAREWFFLLSKEMFNPYYGLFEYSATDNYTLQINPNSGLCNEDHLSYFKFIGRVAGMAVFHGKLLDGFFIRPFYKMMLGKQISLKDMESVDSEYYNSLKWILENDPTELDLRFCIDEDNFGQTYQVDLKPSGSDMVVTNDNKKEYIDLVIQWRFVNRVQKQMNAFLEGFTELIQIDLIKIFDENELELLMCGLGDVDVNDWRQHTVYKNGYCPNHPVIQWFWKVVLLMDAEKRIRLLQFVTGTSRVPMNGFAELYGSNGPQLFTIEQWGTPDKLPRAHTCFNRLDLPTYDSFEDLREKLLMAVENAQGFEGVD
- the nedd4l gene encoding E3 ubiquitin-protein ligase NEDD4-like isoform X6, whose product is MATNYEPIYGLSEDEHETRVLRVKVIAGIDLAKKDIIGASDPYVKLSLYVTDETRELALVQTKTIKKTLNPKWNEEFYFRVCPQNHRLLFEVFDENRLTRDDFLGQVDVPLSHLPTEDPAMERPYTFKDFLLRPRSHKSRVKGYLRLKMAYLPKQGGHEEEAGEIREEAEGWDESADSGSQRPQQLLPPLPPGWEEKVDNLGRTYYVNHNNRSTQWKRPSNMDVISETESDNRQRQIHQEAHRVFRSRRHISEDLEHEHVEPRDVIDNSWELITEEDPNDSLAQSHPGTSSMLTPQPPPTPVSQELSDDLSLRLSFTPDTNGEVPGPSSVLTQLSNRLRSSSMTDGVSDQAQPPPLAQRSHSRRSRAQTVSGGEDTTSPTATGFNLTTPGLPPGWEERKDAKGRTYYVNHNSRTTTWTRPIVQLTEDGPSASSSGASSALTPAPSPSSNASNNHLHEPQVRRPRSLSSPTVTLSTPLEGANNIQARRAVKDTFSNPQSPQPSPYSSPKSQHKAQQSFLPPGWEMRIAPNGRPFFIDHNSRTTTWEDPRLKYPVHMRNKNSMEPGELGPLPPGWEERVHTDGRTFYIDHNTKNTQWEDPRLQSPAITGPAVPYSREFKQKYDYFRKKLKKPSDIPNRFEMKLHRNNIFEESYRRIMSLKKPDVLKARLWIEFELEKGLDYGGVAREWFFLLSKEMFNPYYGLFEYSATDNYTLQINPNSGLCNEDHLSYFKFIGRVAGMAVFHGKLLDGFFIRPFYKMMLGKQISLKDMESVDSEYYNSLKWILENDPTELDLRFCIDEDNFGQTYQVDLKPSGSDMVVTNDNKKEYIDLVIQWRFVNRVQKQMNAFLEGFTELIQIDLIKIFDENELELLMCGLGDVDVNDWRQHTVYKNGYCPNHPVIQWFWKVVLLMDAEKRIRLLQFVTGTSRVPMNGFAELYGSNGPQLFTIEQWGTPDKLPRAHTCFNRLDLPTYDSFEDLREKLLMAVENAQGFEGVD